The Phoenix dactylifera cultivar Barhee BC4 chromosome 17, palm_55x_up_171113_PBpolish2nd_filt_p, whole genome shotgun sequence genome contains a region encoding:
- the LOC103705507 gene encoding uncharacterized protein LOC103705507 isoform X1, with amino-acid sequence MGCCLGGLAKSESTDRSLNAHQDWNIGHLSICRERPWLSTPDKMESNNSNFHTPETYLSSGAPSVGEENKFLQENGNDSSFINQAAIAWNEMRREWVGDRSNGSHRRSREPIISWCTTYDDLLSVGQPFPQPIPLSEMVDFLVDIWYEEGLYD; translated from the exons ATGGG GTGTTGTTTGGGAGGACTAGCCAAAAGTGAATCAACGGACAGATCATTGAACGCCCACCAAGATTGGAACATAGGCCACTTATCAATCTGTAGAGAAAGGCCATGGTTATCTACTCCAGACAAAATGGAAAGCAATAACAGCAATTTTCACACCCCTGAAACATACCTGTCTTCAGGTGCCCCTTCTGTTGGCGAAGAAAACAAGTTTTTGCAGGAAAATGGAAATGACTCTTCATTTATCAACCAAG CTGCTATAGCTTGGAATGAGATGAGAAGAGAATGGGTTGGTGATCGGTCAAATGGATCCcatagaagatcaagagaaccTATAATAAG CTGGTGCACTACATATGATGACTTACTGTCAGTTGGTCAACCTTTTCCTCAGCCAATCCCATTATCT GAAATGGTAGACTTTTTGGTAGATATCTGGTATGAAGAAGGGCTTTATGATTAG
- the LOC103705507 gene encoding uncharacterized protein LOC103705507 isoform X2 → MESNNSNFHTPETYLSSGAPSVGEENKFLQENGNDSSFINQAAIAWNEMRREWVGDRSNGSHRRSREPIISWCTTYDDLLSVGQPFPQPIPLSEMVDFLVDIWYEEGLYD, encoded by the exons ATGGAAAGCAATAACAGCAATTTTCACACCCCTGAAACATACCTGTCTTCAGGTGCCCCTTCTGTTGGCGAAGAAAACAAGTTTTTGCAGGAAAATGGAAATGACTCTTCATTTATCAACCAAG CTGCTATAGCTTGGAATGAGATGAGAAGAGAATGGGTTGGTGATCGGTCAAATGGATCCcatagaagatcaagagaaccTATAATAAG CTGGTGCACTACATATGATGACTTACTGTCAGTTGGTCAACCTTTTCCTCAGCCAATCCCATTATCT GAAATGGTAGACTTTTTGGTAGATATCTGGTATGAAGAAGGGCTTTATGATTAG